TGCTCTCCTCCATCGAAACTTGCTCGCTGCTTCCCTGCTCAAGAAAATTACGCATCGCAGGCATCGCACGAATGGCGCGGTCCAACTCTTCATCGGTGCCGGGCTTGTAGGCTCCAATGCGAACGAGGTCTTCGGAGCGCGCATGAGCAGAGAGCAGACGGCGGACGAGACTGGAGCGCTCACGATGTTCCCTGGTAGCGACCGCGGGCATAAGTCGACTAAGCGAGTCGAGGACATCGACCGGAGGATACCGCCCCGCAGACGCCAGTGAGCGCGAGAGGACGATATGGCCATCAAGGAACGAACGTACTGCGTCAACAATGGGGTCCTGCTGATCGTCGCCCTCCATCAGAACGGTGTAGAACGCCGTGATACTTCCGGTCTCGAAATTACCCGCACGCTCGACCAGCTTGGCCAGGCGGGTGAAGACGCTGGGAGTATAGCCCTTGCTTGCGGGCGGCTCACCAGCAGCTAACCCCACCTCGCGGGCCGCCATGGCGTAGCGAGTCAGAGAGTCGAGGACCAAAAGAACGTGCTTGCCTCGGGCAGCATAGAACTCAGCCACAGCGGTAGCGGCCATGGCCGCGCGCATACGCAGCAGAGGGCTTTGATCGCTGGTGGATACAAGCACGACGGAACGTCTTCTTCCCTTCGGCCCCAGAGAATCTTCAACAAACTCACGGACCTCGCGACCACGCTCGCCCACTAGGCCAACCACGGTGAGATCCGCGGCAGTGTTACGCGTCATCATGCCAATGAGCGTGCTCTTACCCACGCCTGAGCCGCCAAAGATACCGACACGTTGCCCTCGACCCACGGTGAGTAGGCCGTCGATAACACGGAGTCCCGTCTGCAACGACTCATGTATGGGCAGTCGCTGCATAGGCTTGGGTACATCACCATCGAGAGGCCACAAGGTGCGGGCACGCGGCACAGGCAGGCCGTCGAGCGTCGCTCCTATGCCGTCGAAGATGCGGCCCAGCATCTGCTCTCCGACACCAAAACTCGGCTCCAGGCCGACAGCGACAACGCTATCGCCGTACTGAATCCCCTGAATAGCATGAAGCGACATGGAAATGACGTGCGAGCCGCGAAAGCCGATCACCTCGGCGAGATGACGATGGCCGGAGGAGTCGATGATCTCGCAGCATTCACCGACCGAGCAGAGCGGCCCCTCCGACTCCACGGTCTGGTTATTCGCCTGCACGACGCGGCCGCGCCAACGCCAAGCAGGCCGCTCGGCCAAGCTGCTGAAGTATGGCTCCAGCGTCGTCAATCCTGCACCTCAGAGAGGCCATGAGATGCAACCGAAGATGGCTCCGAAAACCCTCGGTCTATCTCTTCCAACTGAACATCAATGCCGAGATCGACGCGGCCGATGTTGGTTTCGAGCACGCAATCCCCGGGCTTCATACGCGCATCGGCAGAGAGATGAACGAGTGGCTCTGCACCCTGAGGAAAGACATTTGACCACAGACTCAGCTCATCGGGAGGGACCCGCAGGGTCGTACCGCTGCTCTCTTCTACGCGCGCGAGCGCAGCCTTGACCGTATCTGCAAGAAGCACCGGGTTCGCCTTAGCTTCACGATGCAGGACGCGGGCAGCGATGGCAAGTGCAAGCCGGACGACCTGATCTTCAACTGTCGCGAAGTACTGTTGCCGGTCGTGGGCAAAGCTCTCGCAGAGATCAGTGATTCGCTGCCGCTCGAGTAGAACGCGGGCCTCGGTCTCGTCTTTAAGCTGGGCTTCGAGCTGTTGGCGCGCCTCCGTCGCAGCCTCTTCGCGGGCAACGTCGATCATGGTGCGAATCTGCTGGACAGGATCAGGCAGCGCAGGCTCAGGCTCGACGACGGCTGCAACGACAGGCTCATCGCGAGCAGCGTCAACCGCGTGAAACGCTAGCACCGAGAGCTCACTGGGTATAGACGGGATGAGGTGCTGCACTCCGTCACTCTCAGAGGTAATTGCGAAGAGATACTCGAACCCCCTCTCGACCGTCGCCTCAGATTGCAGACTCATCGCCGGCCTCCATTCTCAGAATCATCTTGCCCTCGGCCTCAAGCTTCGTGGCCAACGCAAGCAGCTCTTGCTGCGCCCCACCGACATCTCTGGCGCGTACCGGGCCGAGCACGTCCATGTCTTCCTTCAGCATCTCGGCCGCACGCGAGCTCATGGCCTTGAAAAGATGCGCACGGATACTCTCCTTCGCGCCCTTGAGAGCCATAGCCAGCATCTTCTTATCGGCCGCGCTCACCAGCTCGCGGATGCTGGACTGCGGCACCGTAATGAGGTCTTCGAAGGTGAACATCAGGACGCGAATTTCAATCGCGACCTGCGGCTCCTTCTGCTCGATCTGCTCGAGGATACCCTTGCTGTCGTTCTGGTCGAGACGGTTGAGCAGCTCGGCCACAGCCTTAAAACCCGCATAGGACTTGCGTCCGCCGGAGCCAAGCGAAGCCATATGGCGATGGAGAACCAGGGCAACCTTCTGCGCCACCTCCGGCGAGAACTGACGCATCTCGGCGAGTCGGCGCACTGCCTCGACGCGCATTCCCGAGCTCAAGTTCATCAGCACCACCGAGCCGCGCTGAGCATCGAGATGGGCGAGCACGAGTGCAACAGTCTGCGGATGCTCACTCTCAAGAAACTTGCTGAGTTGCAGCGGATCCATCTTCTGCAACATGGCCAGGTCGCCGCTCGAACGCTCGCGCATCTGCTGAACCTGTGCGAGCATCTGCTTTGCCCTCGCCGGTCCGAAGGCATCCGTAAGCAGCTTGAGCGCATACTCCGGGCCTCCACGGACCATATACTGCTGGGTCTCCAAGAGGCCATAGAACTCGGTGAGTACCTGCTGGAGTTGGACAGCGGGTACATCGCCAAGACTGGTGATCTCGTCGGTGACCTTCTGGACGTTGACCTCGGAGAGACTCTGAAAGAGCGTGCTCGCGACCTCTTCGCCAAGCGCCATCACCAGGATGGCGGCCTTGCGCAGGCCGGGAAGATCGGAGGCTACGAAGCCTGCTTGAGCGGGCAACAGATAGGGGGCGGCATTGTTCGTCAGAGCGGACGCGGGGGTTGCCATCTAGCTCTCCTTTCCTGCATCGCCGATCCAGGCCTCGAGCAGACGTGTACTCTGCGCGGGCTCGCGGCGGATATGCTCCACGACTGCGCCATAGACGGAGTCGCGTGTCTTCGGGATGCCCGTCGTCCTGCGGGACACGGGATAAGGAACCGCTTCCGGCTGTGGCTCGTTCAGCCAATCCGGCGGAGCCTGTACTGACGACTCCTGGTTATCGGTGGCGGTAGCGTCGAAGGTTTGTGTCGAGGCCAGCAGCAATGGCTCCCTCAAACCCTTGACCACTTGACTGGTGAGAGGTCTCAGAATGAAGAAGATCAGAGCCAGTCCCAGCAAGCCGACGACGCCGGTTCGATAGAGACTGGGCTGTGCGTGAAGTAGGCCACTTGCGCCTTCAAGCATACGGTCGAAGAAAGAGGCTTTCACCTCGGCGACGTTCGAGTTGAAGCTGATGTTCTCAAGCACGACCTGATCGCCGCGCTTGACGTCGAAGCCCACTGCGGCCTGTGCAAGCTCTTCGAGCCTCCGCATCTC
This is a stretch of genomic DNA from Granulicella sp. WH15. It encodes these proteins:
- the fliG gene encoding flagellar motor switch protein FliG: MATPASALTNNAAPYLLPAQAGFVASDLPGLRKAAILVMALGEEVASTLFQSLSEVNVQKVTDEITSLGDVPAVQLQQVLTEFYGLLETQQYMVRGGPEYALKLLTDAFGPARAKQMLAQVQQMRERSSGDLAMLQKMDPLQLSKFLESEHPQTVALVLAHLDAQRGSVVLMNLSSGMRVEAVRRLAEMRQFSPEVAQKVALVLHRHMASLGSGGRKSYAGFKAVAELLNRLDQNDSKGILEQIEQKEPQVAIEIRVLMFTFEDLITVPQSSIRELVSAADKKMLAMALKGAKESIRAHLFKAMSSRAAEMLKEDMDVLGPVRARDVGGAQQELLALATKLEAEGKMILRMEAGDESAI
- a CDS encoding FliH/SctL family protein, coding for MSLQSEATVERGFEYLFAITSESDGVQHLIPSIPSELSVLAFHAVDAARDEPVVAAVVEPEPALPDPVQQIRTMIDVAREEAATEARQQLEAQLKDETEARVLLERQRITDLCESFAHDRQQYFATVEDQVVRLALAIAARVLHREAKANPVLLADTVKAALARVEESSGTTLRVPPDELSLWSNVFPQGAEPLVHLSADARMKPGDCVLETNIGRVDLGIDVQLEEIDRGFSEPSSVASHGLSEVQD
- a CDS encoding FliI/YscN family ATPase, with the protein product MTTLEPYFSSLAERPAWRWRGRVVQANNQTVESEGPLCSVGECCEIIDSSGHRHLAEVIGFRGSHVISMSLHAIQGIQYGDSVVAVGLEPSFGVGEQMLGRIFDGIGATLDGLPVPRARTLWPLDGDVPKPMQRLPIHESLQTGLRVIDGLLTVGRGQRVGIFGGSGVGKSTLIGMMTRNTAADLTVVGLVGERGREVREFVEDSLGPKGRRRSVVLVSTSDQSPLLRMRAAMAATAVAEFYAARGKHVLLVLDSLTRYAMAAREVGLAAGEPPASKGYTPSVFTRLAKLVERAGNFETGSITAFYTVLMEGDDQQDPIVDAVRSFLDGHIVLSRSLASAGRYPPVDVLDSLSRLMPAVATREHRERSSLVRRLLSAHARSEDLVRIGAYKPGTDEELDRAIRAMPAMRNFLEQGSSEQVSMEESIGGLRDMVL